In Dyadobacter sp. NIV53, a single window of DNA contains:
- a CDS encoding LLM class flavin-dependent oxidoreductase, with protein sequence MKKIGFLSFGHWADHPAYKAQTASDTLLQSIDLAVAAEEIGLDGAYFRVHHFASQLASPFPLLSAIGAKTSKIEIGTGVIDMRYENPLYMVEDAGAADLISEGRLQLGVSRGSPEQVIDGWRYFGYEPLEGETEADMGRRKALEFLERLKGKGFARPNPNPMFPNPPGLLRLEPHSEGLRERIWWGAASNATAVWAAENGMYLQSSTLKYDENGKPFHVQQAEQIRLYKEAWKKAGHQREPRVSVSRSIFALVNDQDRYYFGQESDRRDKIGMIEQDKRAIFGRSYSAEPDQLIKELAQDEAIQEADTVLLTIPNTLGVDYNVHVLSSILEHVAPGLGWR encoded by the coding sequence ATGAAGAAGATAGGATTTTTATCGTTTGGACATTGGGCTGACCATCCGGCTTATAAGGCGCAAACAGCAAGTGATACCTTGCTGCAATCTATTGACCTGGCTGTTGCAGCCGAGGAAATTGGTTTAGATGGCGCTTATTTTCGTGTTCATCATTTTGCATCTCAGTTAGCATCGCCTTTTCCGCTGCTTTCGGCCATTGGTGCCAAAACAAGCAAAATAGAGATTGGAACGGGTGTCATTGACATGCGTTATGAAAATCCACTGTATATGGTGGAAGATGCCGGCGCTGCGGATTTAATTTCCGAGGGGCGACTGCAATTGGGCGTTAGCAGAGGGTCTCCGGAACAAGTAATTGACGGGTGGCGGTATTTTGGATACGAGCCGCTTGAAGGAGAAACCGAAGCGGATATGGGACGCCGCAAGGCATTGGAATTCCTGGAGAGACTAAAAGGTAAAGGATTTGCAAGGCCAAATCCAAACCCGATGTTTCCGAATCCGCCGGGCTTATTGCGTTTGGAACCACACTCGGAAGGGTTGCGGGAGCGTATCTGGTGGGGCGCCGCTTCTAATGCTACTGCTGTGTGGGCGGCCGAAAACGGAATGTATCTTCAAAGTTCTACGCTGAAATACGATGAGAACGGCAAGCCTTTTCATGTGCAGCAGGCGGAACAGATCAGGTTGTACAAAGAAGCCTGGAAAAAGGCGGGTCACCAACGTGAACCAAGGGTGTCGGTAAGCCGGTCTATTTTTGCATTGGTAAACGATCAAGACCGCTATTACTTTGGACAGGAGTCTGACCGGAGAGATAAAATCGGGATGATTGAACAGGACAAACGCGCGATTTTCGGTAGAAGTTATTCGGCTGAACCGGATCAGCTCATCAAAGAATTGGCGCAGGACGAGGCTATTCAGGAAGCGGATACGGTTCTCCTGACAATACCCAATACACTGGGGGTCGATTACAATGTACATGTGCTGTCCTCTATTTTAGAGCATGTGGCACCTGGACTTGGGTGGCGTTAA
- a CDS encoding AraC family transcriptional regulator yields the protein MENILRFKTIHEYNAFNKHETLHPLVSIVDLSKADPRESRRMSYDFYVVFLKKIHCGDLRYGLNIYDYEEGTLIFLAPGQAIGENIKDNFYQPQGYALVFHPDLLLGTTLGRHMSDYTFFSYEVNEALHLSEQERSIVKDCFSKIQYELEQRIDKHSKKLVSANIELFLDYCVRFYDRQFITRDTANKGILEKFDGLLNEYFQSDKPHQLGLPTVSYCADELNISPNYFGDIIKKETGKSAQEFIQMKIINMAKERVFNLDKSVSEIAYELGFKYPQHFSRLFKQRVGISPNEYRIHTDLN from the coding sequence ATGGAAAATATCCTGAGATTCAAAACAATTCATGAGTACAACGCTTTCAACAAGCATGAAACTCTTCATCCACTGGTAAGCATTGTCGATCTGTCTAAAGCAGATCCGAGAGAGTCGCGCCGGATGAGTTATGACTTTTATGTGGTGTTCCTCAAAAAAATTCATTGCGGTGATCTGCGGTATGGTCTTAATATATATGACTATGAAGAAGGAACACTGATTTTCCTTGCACCAGGCCAAGCTATTGGTGAGAACATCAAGGATAATTTTTACCAACCTCAAGGGTATGCACTGGTATTTCATCCCGATCTTTTGCTGGGCACAACGCTTGGACGACATATGAGTGACTATACTTTTTTCTCGTATGAAGTCAACGAAGCGCTTCACCTTTCGGAACAGGAACGGAGCATTGTAAAAGATTGCTTTTCAAAAATTCAGTATGAATTGGAGCAGCGAATTGATAAACATAGCAAAAAGCTGGTTTCTGCCAACATAGAGCTATTTCTTGACTATTGCGTACGGTTTTACGACCGGCAGTTCATCACCCGGGATACAGCCAACAAAGGTATCCTGGAAAAGTTTGATGGCTTGCTTAACGAATACTTTCAGTCGGATAAACCACATCAACTAGGCCTACCAACAGTATCTTACTGTGCTGACGAACTTAATATTTCTCCCAATTATTTCGGGGATATAATCAAAAAAGAAACCGGCAAGTCTGCTCAGGAATTCATTCAGATGAAGATCATCAACATGGCCAAAGAGCGGGTATTTAATCTCGATAAATCCGTCAGTGAAATTGCTTATGAACTCGGATTTAAATACCCCCAGCATTTTAGCCGGTTGTTTAAACAGCGTGTTGGAATTTCACCCAATGAGTACCGGATTCATACGGATCTGAACTAG
- a CDS encoding alpha/beta fold hydrolase, whose amino-acid sequence MLKKVIRNLYFSSLVIGTSLTGYSCSTGKISKNANLLSIREQGSFAVGGSIITNPGTFDAKTRTPEGQTFHGDHAYVFYQIPDKARKLPLVFWHGIGQFSKTWETTPDGREGFQNIFLRRNFGVYLIDQPRRGNAGRSTVAATIAPIPDEQGWFGTFRVGIWPDYFPGVQFSKDPEALNQYFRQITPNIGGFDTEVIASATSKLFDKIGQGILVTHSHSGGFGWQTVVKNSNVKAVVCYEPGSGFLFPQGEVPLPIASSSGPLEATGIPMADFMKLTRIPIIIYYGDFIPDKQIDNPGQDGWRARLEMARLWRDAVNKHGGDVTVVHLPEIGIKGNTHFPFSDLNNIEVADQMSKFLKEKGLDK is encoded by the coding sequence GTGTTAAAAAAGGTAATCCGAAATCTTTATTTTTCGAGTTTAGTAATCGGGACTTCCCTGACTGGTTATTCCTGTTCAACAGGTAAAATAAGTAAAAACGCTAATTTATTAAGCATTCGCGAGCAGGGAAGCTTTGCTGTGGGTGGCAGTATCATAACTAATCCCGGAACATTTGATGCAAAGACCCGGACTCCCGAAGGGCAAACCTTTCACGGAGACCATGCATACGTTTTTTATCAGATTCCCGATAAAGCCCGAAAGTTACCGCTGGTATTCTGGCACGGCATAGGGCAGTTTTCGAAAACCTGGGAAACAACACCGGATGGACGTGAAGGATTTCAAAATATTTTCCTCAGACGTAATTTCGGCGTTTATCTGATCGATCAGCCGCGCAGAGGAAATGCAGGTCGCAGCACCGTAGCTGCTACGATTGCACCGATACCTGATGAGCAAGGTTGGTTCGGTACGTTCCGGGTTGGCATTTGGCCCGACTACTTTCCAGGTGTTCAATTTTCCAAGGATCCGGAAGCTCTTAATCAATATTTCCGTCAGATAACGCCCAATATTGGGGGCTTTGATACCGAGGTGATCGCTAGTGCCACTTCAAAACTATTTGATAAAATTGGTCAGGGAATCCTGGTTACCCATTCTCATTCTGGTGGTTTTGGCTGGCAGACGGTCGTTAAAAACAGTAATGTGAAGGCTGTTGTCTGCTACGAACCAGGCAGTGGTTTTCTTTTTCCGCAAGGCGAGGTACCCTTGCCAATTGCCAGTTCCTCTGGCCCACTGGAAGCGACTGGTATACCCATGGCCGACTTTATGAAACTGACCAGGATCCCGATCATTATTTATTACGGTGATTTTATTCCTGATAAACAAATCGATAATCCGGGGCAGGATGGCTGGCGTGCCCGTCTTGAAATGGCCAGGTTATGGAGAGATGCTGTCAATAAACATGGTGGAGATGTGACGGTCGTTCATCTTCCAGAAATCGGAATCAAGGGAAATACCCATTTCCCTTTTTCGGACTTGAATAATATTGAAGTAGCAGACCAGATGTCTAAATTTTTAAAGGAAAAAGGCTTGGATAAATAA
- a CDS encoding molybdopterin cofactor-binding domain-containing protein has protein sequence MNDISRRHFIKGASTASVAIWLGLSAKGAATKTSVAAIARNFTPFILVESNGQITLFNTKPEMGQGTFQSIPALIAEEFEVSLDQVIIKNTGGEKEFGNGQRAGGSTSVRGSYTQMRTVGAAAKAVFIKAASNKWQVDEASCYAENGKIIHRPSKKSAAYSELLEEASKIELPKEPKLKDPKDFKIIGKQAHRPDVPLKTSGKAVFGIDVEVPGMLHAAVSRCPVIGGTLKSFDASETLKMPGVVKVSEVERIVGIYSFIGVVVIADSYWNAMQGKKKLKIQWDTKGHETYNSSDYDQYLRDQQDQEGMIDKNIGSIDAVKTTTENTVDAFYETPVISHQTLEPMVCVAQVAGDKVEIWSSNQVPNLITGPGNNDIPALTGFKPENVKYHNMFIGGGFGRRLYYDYIVEAVNVAKLIDRPVKTLWSREEVTQNGPWRMMTFSKMSGTIGEDGKLTAFRHKVIGPNFHESLFKNFDQTKLDPSMVEGIGTQDYQIPNLKTSYVKTDSHIPGAAFRSVVSSTICFPHESFVDEMAVKAGADPMEFRLNMVAKDSDTYKLLTKLKEVSGWESVLPKHKGRGIAQWKFFGCQCGQVVEVSYDPSKKVVKIDKVIVVIDLGVVVNPDNVKNQMEGGLSWLCQQLQNLGLRLKTGLWSRIIFMITRYPVSMSHSLLRCTS, from the coding sequence ATGAATGATATTTCAAGAAGGCATTTCATTAAAGGGGCATCCACTGCAAGTGTTGCGATTTGGCTGGGACTATCCGCCAAAGGCGCAGCAACTAAAACCTCTGTTGCCGCAATTGCAAGGAATTTTACACCGTTCATTCTCGTTGAGTCAAACGGTCAAATAACACTTTTTAACACCAAACCTGAAATGGGGCAGGGGACTTTTCAGTCTATTCCTGCGCTGATCGCCGAAGAATTCGAGGTGTCACTTGATCAGGTAATCATTAAAAACACGGGAGGTGAAAAAGAATTTGGCAACGGGCAGCGTGCAGGAGGCAGTACTTCGGTACGCGGCAGCTACACCCAGATGAGGACTGTTGGTGCAGCTGCAAAAGCTGTTTTTATTAAAGCTGCCAGTAATAAATGGCAGGTTGATGAAGCCAGCTGTTATGCAGAAAATGGAAAAATTATTCATCGTCCCAGCAAAAAGTCAGCAGCATACAGTGAACTATTAGAGGAAGCATCCAAAATAGAGCTGCCAAAAGAGCCTAAGCTAAAAGATCCCAAAGATTTTAAAATTATTGGCAAACAGGCCCACCGTCCTGATGTTCCACTGAAAACGTCGGGCAAGGCAGTATTTGGTATTGATGTTGAAGTTCCCGGAATGTTGCATGCTGCCGTGAGCAGGTGCCCTGTTATTGGAGGAACTTTAAAGAGCTTTGACGCCAGTGAAACCCTTAAAATGCCGGGTGTGGTCAAGGTGTCTGAGGTTGAAAGAATTGTTGGAATTTACAGTTTTATTGGTGTGGTGGTGATTGCAGATTCATACTGGAATGCAATGCAGGGCAAAAAGAAACTGAAAATTCAATGGGACACCAAAGGTCACGAAACATACAATTCTTCCGATTATGACCAGTATCTGCGGGACCAGCAGGATCAGGAAGGCATGATTGATAAAAATATAGGTAGTATTGATGCTGTGAAAACGACAACAGAAAATACGGTTGATGCCTTTTACGAAACTCCGGTTATTTCCCATCAAACGCTGGAACCGATGGTCTGTGTTGCTCAGGTTGCGGGCGACAAAGTAGAGATCTGGTCATCAAACCAGGTGCCTAATCTAATAACCGGTCCTGGAAACAATGACATCCCTGCACTGACTGGATTTAAGCCTGAAAATGTCAAATACCACAATATGTTTATTGGCGGCGGTTTTGGCAGGCGGCTTTATTACGACTATATCGTTGAAGCAGTCAATGTCGCTAAATTAATAGACAGGCCTGTAAAAACACTTTGGAGCAGAGAAGAAGTGACGCAGAATGGACCATGGCGCATGATGACATTCTCGAAAATGAGTGGAACTATCGGTGAAGATGGGAAACTGACCGCTTTTCGGCATAAAGTAATCGGGCCAAATTTTCATGAATCCCTTTTTAAAAATTTCGATCAAACCAAGCTTGATCCGAGTATGGTAGAAGGAATCGGTACCCAGGATTATCAGATACCGAATCTAAAAACATCCTACGTTAAAACTGACTCCCATATTCCGGGTGCCGCTTTTCGTTCGGTAGTTAGCTCTACCATTTGTTTTCCCCACGAAAGTTTTGTTGACGAAATGGCCGTAAAAGCAGGGGCAGATCCTATGGAATTTCGATTGAATATGGTCGCCAAAGATTCTGATACCTACAAACTCTTAACAAAACTTAAAGAAGTATCTGGGTGGGAATCTGTCCTGCCAAAGCACAAAGGCCGGGGTATCGCCCAGTGGAAATTCTTTGGATGCCAGTGCGGACAGGTCGTTGAAGTGAGTTATGACCCTTCTAAAAAAGTAGTAAAAATCGATAAGGTTATAGTAGTTATTGATCTTGGCGTTGTGGTCAATCCTGATAATGTGAAAAACCAGATGGAGGGGGGATTATCATGGCTATGTCAGCAGCTACAAAACCTGGGATTACGTTTAAAAACGGGATTGTGGAGCAGAATAATTTTTATGATAACTCGGTACCCCGTATCAATGAGTCATTCCCTATTGAGGTGCACATCATAG
- a CDS encoding cupin domain-containing protein: MKHVLSELLAVSIFLLFLSNNVLGQTSADTTNAGRQGVLQVGCFITGGASSASRLAQVPQMNCGVSRVSFQPGARTIWHSHAGGKVIVVTMGTAWYQEKGKPKQILNQSEAIVAPPGVMHWHGATPDAPMIHTVATPNLDKGGVTSGAAVTDQQYLNQ; encoded by the coding sequence ATGAAACATGTATTAAGCGAGCTATTAGCAGTCAGCATTTTCTTGTTGTTCCTCTCAAATAATGTCCTTGGCCAGACAAGTGCTGATACCACCAATGCCGGACGGCAGGGTGTTTTGCAGGTAGGTTGCTTTATAACGGGTGGTGCATCTTCTGCCAGCAGACTTGCCCAGGTTCCACAGATGAATTGTGGTGTTAGCAGGGTAAGTTTTCAACCCGGTGCAAGAACAATATGGCATTCTCACGCAGGAGGAAAGGTCATTGTTGTAACAATGGGCACAGCCTGGTATCAGGAAAAGGGTAAACCCAAGCAAATACTTAACCAAAGTGAAGCCATCGTTGCCCCACCAGGCGTCATGCACTGGCATGGAGCAACACCTGACGCACCTATGATCCATACAGTGGCAACACCAAATCTGGATAAAGGCGGTGTAACATCAGGGGCAGCGGTAACAGATCAACAATATCTGAATCAGTAA